The following proteins are co-located in the Sulfurospirillum deleyianum DSM 6946 genome:
- the recO gene encoding recombination protein RecO: protein MQGYIINITRVKDEDLIVTLLTQTSIKTLYRFYGARHSTIHLGYKIDFEALPSLKSSLPQLRSILHLGTSWNTHRERMLLWQPFVRLFYTHLKDIASLEPFYFELLESCAAIWAKQNPKRIAIEAYVRLLEHEGRLHDDFICFNCEEPITSDLTLIRAYLPAHKNCAWNQTFSLLHVKRLFEEKSTIALSDEEVDVLWKILLEGF from the coding sequence ATGCAAGGTTATATTATCAATATTACACGGGTTAAAGACGAAGACCTCATTGTCACCCTTCTCACACAAACGAGTATCAAAACACTCTACCGATTTTACGGGGCAAGACACTCCACTATTCATTTAGGGTATAAAATTGACTTTGAAGCGCTTCCCTCCCTCAAATCCTCGCTCCCTCAGCTACGTTCTATCCTTCATTTAGGCACTTCGTGGAATACCCATCGTGAGCGAATGCTATTATGGCAACCTTTTGTGCGTCTTTTTTATACTCATCTCAAGGATATTGCGTCCTTAGAGCCTTTCTACTTTGAACTTTTAGAGTCTTGTGCTGCTATTTGGGCGAAACAAAATCCTAAACGTATAGCCATAGAGGCTTATGTTAGGCTTTTAGAGCATGAAGGAAGACTGCATGATGATTTTATCTGTTTTAATTGTGAAGAGCCCATAACGAGTGATTTAACACTCATTCGAGCCTATTTACCCGCACACAAAAATTGTGCATGGAATCAAACGTTTTCGCTTTTACATGTAAAAAGGTTGTTTGAAGAAAAAAGCACCATAGCACTCAGCGATGAAGAGGTGGATGTGCTATGGAAGATTTTATTGGAAGGGTTTTAA
- a CDS encoding glutamate synthase subunit beta, with protein MQNFINEERIEPRKRSTSDRVRDFKEIYEVMGREDAREQADRCVQCGDPFCHSKCPLHNYIPFWLKATSGMKKELAFNLSNETNPFPEITGRICPQDRLCEGDCTLNDGYGAITIGAIETFISEDGFKRGLKPSFPGITTKKKVAVIGAGPAGLACATYLLRAGIAVSLYDKQNRAGGLLTYGIPGFKLDKEVVARRVKWLEEAGLSLHVNTHVGSKELSFDEVAHSHDAIFLGIGAESPRKANIANENAEGVFLAINFLRSIQKKLFNEAYDKKFEVKGKNVVVIGGGDTAMDCLRTSIREGAKSVTCLYRRDKYNMPGSKKEFKNAIEEGAEFVYNVTPKEILVNSDGAVVGIDMHKTILGAKDASCRQCVEIVKGGDFRVDADVIIFALGFSPSVPTFLAENGIEVNKSGCIVVNHEYQTTKSGVYAGGDCKRGSDLVVTAAKEGKEAAMHIIKKLLG; from the coding sequence ATGCAAAATTTTATCAATGAAGAGAGAATTGAGCCAAGAAAGCGCTCAACCAGTGATAGGGTCAGAGATTTTAAAGAGATTTATGAAGTGATGGGTCGAGAAGACGCTAGAGAACAGGCGGATCGTTGTGTGCAGTGTGGCGACCCTTTTTGCCATAGTAAATGTCCTTTGCATAACTACATTCCTTTTTGGCTCAAAGCAACCAGTGGGATGAAGAAAGAGTTGGCGTTTAATCTTTCCAATGAAACCAACCCTTTTCCTGAAATTACAGGGCGTATTTGTCCGCAAGATCGCCTTTGCGAGGGAGATTGTACGCTCAATGATGGGTATGGTGCAATTACGATTGGGGCGATTGAGACATTTATCTCAGAAGATGGTTTCAAGCGAGGATTAAAACCATCTTTCCCTGGGATTACGACCAAGAAAAAAGTAGCGGTAATTGGTGCGGGACCTGCAGGATTGGCGTGTGCAACCTACTTACTTCGTGCGGGTATTGCGGTCAGTTTATACGATAAGCAAAACCGAGCGGGCGGACTTTTAACCTATGGTATTCCTGGTTTTAAACTCGATAAAGAGGTGGTAGCACGTCGTGTCAAGTGGCTTGAAGAAGCGGGTCTTTCTTTACATGTAAACACACACGTAGGCAGTAAAGAGCTGAGTTTTGATGAGGTGGCACACAGTCATGATGCTATCTTTTTAGGCATTGGTGCGGAGAGTCCACGCAAAGCGAATATCGCCAATGAAAACGCTGAGGGTGTCTTTCTTGCCATTAACTTTTTACGTTCCATTCAAAAAAAGCTTTTCAATGAAGCCTACGATAAAAAGTTTGAAGTTAAGGGTAAAAATGTTGTGGTCATCGGTGGTGGCGATACGGCGATGGATTGTCTTAGAACCTCCATTCGTGAGGGGGCTAAGAGTGTGACTTGTTTGTATCGAAGAGATAAATACAATATGCCAGGCAGTAAAAAAGAGTTTAAAAATGCCATTGAAGAGGGTGCGGAGTTTGTTTACAACGTGACACCTAAAGAGATTTTGGTTAATTCTGATGGCGCTGTGGTGGGTATTGATATGCATAAAACGATTTTGGGCGCTAAAGATGCGAGTTGCCGTCAGTGCGTGGAAATTGTCAAAGGTGGCGATTTTAGAGTGGATGCGGATGTGATTATTTTTGCTTTAGGTTTTAGTCCTTCTGTTCCGACTTTTTTAGCTGAAAATGGCATTGAGGTGAATAAATCAGGGTGCATTGTCGTCAATCATGAGTATCAAACGACCAAATCAGGGGTTTATGCGGGTGGAGATTGTAAGCGAGGTTCTGATCTTGTTGTCACCGCAGCCAAAGAGGGCAAAGAAGCAGCGATGCACATCATCAAGAAACTGCTCGGCTAA
- the dksA gene encoding RNA polymerase-binding protein DksA, which translates to MREHELKHFEDILKERKTQIKKNIEDSMREIEDLKDSEVGDEADHASVSTDRMIEQAISTQQTKELNEIEFALNKIRNGSYGMCEMCEEDIGFQRLKVKPHARYCIVCREIIEKSAKTK; encoded by the coding sequence ATGAGAGAGCACGAGCTAAAGCATTTTGAGGATATTCTAAAAGAAAGAAAAACTCAAATTAAGAAAAATATTGAAGATTCGATGCGAGAAATCGAAGATTTAAAAGACAGTGAAGTTGGGGATGAGGCAGATCATGCTTCCGTGAGTACGGATCGTATGATTGAACAGGCGATTAGTACACAACAAACCAAAGAGCTTAATGAGATAGAGTTTGCTTTAAATAAAATTCGCAATGGCTCGTATGGGATGTGCGAAATGTGTGAGGAAGATATTGGGTTTCAACGCCTTAAAGTAAAACCTCATGCGAGATATTGTATTGTGTGTCGAGAGATTATTGAGAAATCGGCAAAAACTAAGTAA
- a CDS encoding tRNA 2-thiocytidine(32) synthetase TtcA, protein MLNISKRLLRIAGRTNARYKLICEGDRILLGLSGGKDSLSLAHILKHMQRVAPFDFEFKAVTITYGMGEELDTLHQHCVEHEIDHEIVDTKIFDLAQDKIRENSSFCSFFSRMRRGALYTYALEYGYTKLALAHHLDDAVESFFMNFSYNGTLRSMPPIYTAQNGLHVIRPLIHARERQLRDCAKEHNMPTIGDEACPAMRFDVKMPVIRTRTKEMLAQMEQENPELFISLKKAFESLQVSSFCDERFLA, encoded by the coding sequence ATGCTTAATATTAGTAAACGTTTATTGCGTATTGCTGGGCGAACCAACGCGCGCTATAAGCTTATTTGCGAGGGTGATAGGATTCTTTTGGGGCTTAGTGGCGGTAAAGATTCACTCAGCCTTGCCCATATTTTAAAGCATATGCAACGGGTTGCTCCGTTTGATTTTGAGTTTAAGGCGGTTACGATTACCTATGGTATGGGTGAAGAGCTAGATACACTGCATCAGCACTGTGTTGAGCATGAGATAGACCATGAAATTGTGGATACGAAAATTTTTGATTTGGCGCAAGATAAAATTCGAGAAAACTCCTCTTTTTGTAGTTTTTTCTCACGAATGCGAAGGGGTGCGCTCTATACCTATGCTCTGGAGTATGGCTATACAAAATTAGCACTTGCACACCATTTGGATGATGCGGTGGAGAGCTTTTTTATGAACTTCTCTTACAATGGAACTTTGCGTTCCATGCCTCCAATTTATACAGCCCAGAATGGCTTACATGTAATTCGCCCGTTGATACATGCAAGAGAGCGTCAACTCAGAGATTGTGCAAAAGAGCATAACATGCCAACCATTGGTGATGAGGCGTGTCCTGCGATGCGTTTTGATGTAAAAATGCCTGTGATTCGTACTCGTACCAAAGAGATGCTGGCTCAAATGGAACAAGAAAACCCTGAGCTTTTTATTTCTCTTAAAAAAGCGTTTGAGAGTTTACAGGTTTCAAGTTTTTGCGATGAGCGTTTTTTAGCATAA
- a CDS encoding inositol monophosphatase family protein → MRFIEAVLRANEELYTLLHVKGLQTTHHQAFEVGAGGDRSAGIDLEAEKIFIKHLLPFGEILSEESGVIENPATSARIVLDPIDGSDNLLSHLPYYGTSVAYFEAGKCTQAVIVNLANGDVFIKDEQGLRQGKIGSDTFLYVRKNSFSKVGIFERSYASNCVHQKLFDAKIKYRSPGAFALSLAYAHDVDFVLYVGKMRSYDIEAGLFMCADLETFCEGEIFLVSKDKEIFDKMIGLFKSD, encoded by the coding sequence ATGCGTTTTATTGAGGCGGTTTTACGTGCGAATGAAGAGCTTTATACCCTTTTACATGTAAAGGGTTTGCAGACTACGCATCATCAAGCATTTGAAGTGGGTGCGGGAGGGGATAGAAGTGCGGGGATTGATTTAGAAGCAGAGAAGATTTTTATTAAACATCTTCTGCCTTTTGGAGAGATTTTATCAGAAGAGAGTGGGGTCATTGAAAACCCCGCTACTTCCGCTCGCATTGTACTGGATCCCATTGATGGAAGTGACAATCTGCTCTCTCATTTACCCTATTATGGAACTTCTGTGGCCTATTTTGAAGCAGGAAAATGTACCCAAGCGGTCATTGTAAATTTAGCCAATGGGGATGTTTTTATCAAGGATGAACAGGGGTTAAGGCAAGGTAAAATTGGCTCAGATACCTTTTTATATGTAAGAAAAAATAGCTTTTCAAAAGTGGGTATTTTTGAGCGTTCGTACGCTTCAAATTGTGTGCATCAGAAACTTTTTGATGCCAAGATAAAATACCGCTCTCCTGGTGCCTTTGCCCTCTCTTTAGCCTACGCCCACGACGTTGATTTTGTCCTTTATGTTGGCAAAATGCGCTCTTATGATATTGAAGCGGGTCTTTTTATGTGTGCGGATTTAGAGACCTTCTGTGAGGGTGAGATTTTCCTCGTAAGTAAAGATAAGGAAATTTTCGATAAAATGATAGGCTTATTTAAAAGCGATTAG
- the gltB gene encoding glutamate synthase large subunit, whose protein sequence is MDLITGFKDNCGFGLIANIKNIPTHENVEDAITALERMMHRGAIAADGKSGDGSGLLFSMPTEFMKNEAKKLGVDLPKQFAVAMIFLQNDEQKQIFEETCEQNDLKVLLYRDVPVKTKALGKLALDSLPQIVQAFVTSSSLVATKRFEALLYLTRKMVEKKLAQAFDFYIASFSSKVISYKGLVMPTYIKTFFPDLSDKAFKATFALFHQRFSTNTLPKWKLAQPFRTLAHNGEINSISANRFYTQVRSESIKSSVFTQEELQQLYPLTNADVSDSASLDNMFEFMLINGFDFFKAIRSLIPVPWQNAPHMDAELRAFYEYSSINFEPWDGPAAISLTDGRYIACVLDRNGLRPAKYIITKDDRILISSEYGVLDIEEDNIIERGRLQSGQMIGLDLKFGKIMKDDDINDYIKSSNTYTEWLNKGLVYLQEFVDIPFSKTTDYVRENLEIEQRYFNITQEVKNMVLEPMMKDGKEGVGSMGDDTPMAAFSQTQRNFSDYFKQKFAQVTNPPIDPIREKVVMSLNTNFGIIRNILEEGEEHALCIKTISPLLMQEKYEIIDSFGDASKPRYKEEYKNRYFSTLFEDNLKGSLEDLVYDIVQAVKEEGVRIVFLDDRGMSEKQKPMPMTMVIGRVNQVLLDEGVRSLVSIVAISGEALDAHSCATMVGFGASAIYPYLLYATVLDECKKSEMSAYETKTKLKNVSHAINQGLLKIMSKMGIATIASYRNSALFDVLGLSSEIVKECFNGAISMIPGLGYSDIEERLSNNHAKAYDLNINKKLFPLEIGGFYKYIEGQEFHDYHPHIVHAIHKAVVTAEKKDFAEFTKMVNNRGFKMIRDFFELKSDREPIALEKVESKEAIFKRFATAAMSLGSISPEAHEALGEAMNKIGGMSNSGEGGEAPERLKTHKNSKIKQIASGRFGVTPEYLRSATEIQIKVAQGAKPGEGGQLPGHKVTPLIATLRYTIPGVTLISPPPHHDIYSIEDLAQLIFDMKQINPDAIITVKLVSTAGVGTIAAGVAKAYADKIIISGGDGGTGAAPLTSIKFAGNPWELGLSEAHNALKANHLRDSVHLQTDGGLKTGLDVIKAALLGAESYAFGTLSLTIIGCKVLRVCHLNRCSVGVATQDEKLREHFVGTVDKLVNFFTLLAEDVREILAHLGYERLEDIIGRSDLLHVIEDSFAKKFDFSSVLMRLEGPNTHNGKANEPFDKNEFEKEILKEVYKVIENPDEKMVLHKSICNTNRSFGTLISGEIAKYYGNKGLKDESIVFRLNGVAGQSLGAFLANGISINLKGTANDYVGKGMNGGKIVIAPKYQGRGYSCAGNTCLYGATGGKLFVAGNVGERFCVRNSGATAVVEGTGDHACEYMTGGVVAILGSTGVNFGAGMTGGVAFIYDENRDFIDKLNQELVVAERIDTDDMDEARHFLKRLLRTHINETVSFKATHILENFRDVLRDFWMVRPKDMTNVPLNPAQGD, encoded by the coding sequence ATGGATCTTATTACAGGATTTAAAGACAATTGCGGTTTTGGACTAATCGCAAACATAAAAAATATCCCAACCCATGAAAATGTTGAAGATGCAATTACGGCGTTAGAGCGTATGATGCACAGAGGTGCGATAGCCGCAGATGGTAAGAGTGGCGATGGAAGTGGTCTTCTTTTTTCAATGCCCACTGAGTTTATGAAAAACGAAGCAAAAAAATTGGGTGTGGACTTGCCAAAGCAGTTTGCGGTCGCAATGATTTTTTTGCAAAATGATGAACAAAAACAGATTTTTGAAGAGACCTGTGAGCAAAATGACTTGAAAGTCCTCTTGTACCGTGATGTACCCGTCAAAACAAAAGCGCTTGGAAAATTAGCGCTGGATTCATTACCCCAAATTGTACAAGCCTTTGTAACCTCTTCTTCATTGGTTGCGACAAAACGCTTTGAAGCATTATTGTATTTAACCCGTAAAATGGTTGAAAAAAAGTTAGCACAGGCTTTTGATTTTTATATTGCTTCTTTTTCAAGTAAAGTGATTTCGTATAAAGGGTTGGTGATGCCAACCTACATTAAAACCTTTTTTCCCGATTTGAGCGATAAAGCGTTTAAAGCAACCTTTGCACTTTTTCATCAACGTTTTTCGACCAATACCCTTCCCAAATGGAAACTCGCACAACCGTTTCGCACTTTAGCGCATAACGGTGAGATTAACTCTATTTCAGCGAATCGTTTTTACACACAAGTGCGTAGCGAGTCTATAAAAAGTTCTGTTTTTACGCAAGAAGAGCTTCAACAACTCTATCCTTTAACCAACGCAGATGTCAGCGATAGCGCAAGTTTAGATAATATGTTTGAATTTATGTTGATTAATGGGTTTGATTTTTTCAAAGCCATTCGCTCTTTAATTCCTGTACCATGGCAAAATGCTCCTCATATGGATGCAGAGCTTCGAGCATTTTATGAATACTCCAGTATCAATTTTGAGCCATGGGATGGTCCTGCTGCGATTTCTCTGACCGATGGACGTTACATTGCCTGTGTATTGGATAGAAATGGTTTGCGTCCTGCCAAATATATCATTACCAAAGATGACCGCATTCTGATTTCAAGTGAATACGGTGTTTTAGATATTGAAGAGGATAACATCATTGAGCGTGGTCGTTTACAAAGTGGTCAAATGATAGGCTTAGACCTTAAATTTGGCAAAATCATGAAAGATGATGACATCAATGACTACATTAAAAGCTCCAACACTTACACAGAATGGCTTAATAAAGGGCTTGTTTACCTGCAAGAGTTTGTAGATATCCCGTTTTCAAAAACAACGGATTATGTACGTGAAAATTTAGAGATAGAACAGCGCTATTTTAACATCACGCAAGAAGTCAAAAATATGGTGCTTGAGCCGATGATGAAAGATGGCAAAGAGGGTGTTGGCTCTATGGGGGATGATACCCCAATGGCGGCATTTAGCCAAACACAGCGTAATTTTAGTGATTATTTTAAACAAAAATTTGCACAAGTCACCAATCCTCCGATTGACCCGATTCGTGAAAAAGTCGTTATGAGTTTAAATACCAACTTTGGCATCATTCGCAATATCCTAGAAGAGGGTGAAGAACACGCCCTTTGTATTAAAACCATTTCACCTCTTTTAATGCAAGAAAAATATGAAATTATTGATTCGTTTGGTGATGCCAGTAAACCTCGTTATAAAGAAGAGTATAAAAATCGCTATTTCTCAACCCTTTTTGAAGACAACCTTAAAGGTAGTCTTGAAGATTTGGTGTATGACATCGTTCAAGCCGTCAAAGAAGAGGGTGTTCGCATCGTTTTCCTTGATGATAGAGGAATGAGTGAAAAACAAAAACCGATGCCGATGACTATGGTCATTGGTCGAGTGAATCAGGTTTTATTGGATGAGGGTGTGCGCTCGCTGGTCTCCATTGTTGCCATTAGCGGTGAAGCGTTGGATGCCCATTCGTGTGCCACTATGGTTGGGTTTGGCGCCAGTGCGATTTATCCCTATCTTTTATACGCAACCGTTTTGGATGAGTGCAAAAAGAGTGAGATGAGTGCATATGAGACGAAAACAAAACTTAAAAACGTCAGTCACGCTATCAATCAAGGCTTGCTCAAAATTATGTCGAAGATGGGTATTGCAACGATTGCTTCATATCGAAACTCAGCCTTATTTGATGTCTTAGGACTTTCTAGCGAGATTGTTAAAGAGTGTTTTAATGGTGCGATTTCAATGATTCCAGGGCTTGGATATAGCGATATTGAAGAGCGTCTTTCAAACAACCATGCAAAAGCGTATGATCTAAACATTAACAAAAAACTCTTTCCGCTTGAAATTGGTGGATTTTACAAATACATTGAGGGGCAAGAGTTTCACGACTATCATCCGCATATTGTCCATGCGATTCACAAAGCCGTTGTGACAGCGGAGAAAAAAGATTTTGCGGAATTTACCAAAATGGTGAATAACCGTGGCTTTAAAATGATTCGTGACTTTTTTGAACTCAAATCTGATCGTGAGCCTATCGCATTGGAGAAAGTAGAGAGTAAAGAGGCTATTTTTAAGCGTTTTGCTACAGCAGCGATGAGTTTAGGCTCTATCTCTCCCGAGGCGCATGAAGCGCTAGGTGAGGCGATGAATAAAATTGGGGGTATGAGTAACTCAGGCGAGGGTGGTGAAGCACCAGAGCGTCTTAAAACCCATAAAAACTCTAAAATTAAACAGATTGCATCGGGTCGTTTCGGCGTAACACCTGAGTATTTACGCTCCGCCACAGAGATTCAAATTAAAGTGGCACAAGGTGCAAAACCAGGTGAGGGTGGTCAGCTTCCAGGGCATAAGGTGACACCACTCATTGCCACTCTTCGTTATACCATTCCAGGTGTTACACTGATTTCTCCTCCGCCACACCACGATATTTACTCGATTGAGGATTTGGCGCAACTTATTTTTGATATGAAGCAGATTAATCCTGATGCGATTATTACGGTGAAATTAGTCTCCACAGCAGGTGTTGGAACGATTGCAGCGGGTGTTGCTAAAGCGTATGCGGATAAAATTATTATCTCAGGAGGCGATGGTGGTACGGGTGCAGCACCTTTAACCTCCATTAAATTTGCGGGAAATCCGTGGGAATTAGGGCTGAGTGAAGCGCATAATGCACTCAAAGCAAACCATTTACGTGATAGTGTTCATTTGCAAACCGATGGTGGTTTAAAAACGGGACTTGATGTTATTAAGGCTGCTTTATTGGGGGCAGAGAGTTATGCGTTTGGAACGCTCTCTTTGACGATTATTGGGTGTAAAGTGCTTCGTGTGTGTCACCTAAACCGCTGTTCTGTGGGTGTGGCAACGCAAGATGAGAAGCTTCGTGAACACTTTGTCGGTACGGTCGATAAATTGGTGAACTTCTTTACCCTATTGGCTGAAGATGTGCGTGAGATATTGGCACACTTAGGCTATGAGCGTTTGGAAGATATTATTGGACGAAGCGATCTTTTACATGTAATTGAAGATAGCTTTGCGAAAAAGTTTGACTTCTCTTCGGTTCTGATGCGACTCGAAGGACCCAACACGCACAATGGCAAAGCCAATGAGCCGTTTGATAAAAATGAATTTGAGAAAGAGATTTTAAAAGAGGTTTACAAAGTTATTGAAAATCCTGATGAAAAAATGGTGTTGCACAAATCCATTTGCAATACCAATCGAAGCTTTGGCACACTCATCAGCGGTGAAATTGCGAAATACTATGGCAATAAAGGGCTAAAAGATGAGAGCATTGTCTTTAGACTCAATGGCGTAGCAGGACAATCTTTGGGGGCTTTTTTAGCCAATGGTATTAGCATTAATCTCAAAGGCACTGCCAATGATTATGTGGGCAAAGGCATGAACGGTGGAAAAATCGTTATTGCTCCAAAGTATCAAGGCAGAGGTTACTCGTGTGCGGGCAATACCTGTTTGTATGGCGCAACGGGTGGAAAACTCTTTGTTGCGGGCAATGTGGGTGAGCGTTTTTGTGTGCGTAACTCAGGCGCTACGGCGGTTGTTGAAGGGACGGGTGATCATGCGTGTGAGTATATGACAGGCGGTGTGGTTGCTATCTTAGGCAGTACGGGTGTAAATTTTGGTGCGGGTATGACAGGCGGTGTGGCGTTTATCTACGATGAAAACCGTGATTTTATTGACAAACTCAATCAAGAGTTGGTTGTGGCAGAGCGTATTGATACGGATGACATGGATGAAGCACGCCACTTCTTAAAACGCCTCCTTCGAACGCATATCAATGAGACGGTGAGTTTCAAAGCTACCCATATTTTAGAGAATTTCCGTGATGTTTTAAGAGATTTTTGGATGGTACGCCCTAAAGATATGACCAATGTACCACTCAACCCAGCGCAAGGAGACTAA
- the accD gene encoding acetyl-CoA carboxylase, carboxyltransferase subunit beta, which translates to MRFAEIFSSIRKMQSTPSEAPSHWVKCGACQSLMYYKEVEQCLNVCPKCGFHMRISAKQRIEQLCDEGSFVEFDTKLAPIDPLKFVDKKSYKKRIEEAQEKTGKNSSVVCGSCKINGVSVQLVVFDFAFMGGSLGSVEGEKIVRAIHRAIANKEGLIIISASGGARMQESTFSLLQMSKTSAALTKLADAKLPYISVLTDPTMGGVSASFAFLGDIIMAEPGALVGFAGQRVIKQTIGADLPEGFQKAEFLLEHGLIDMIVKRSDMKKVLSDLLTLLGESCHKEAFELKLKA; encoded by the coding sequence ATGCGATTTGCAGAAATTTTCAGCAGCATCCGAAAAATGCAATCTACTCCAAGCGAAGCCCCAAGCCATTGGGTGAAGTGTGGTGCCTGCCAATCTTTGATGTATTATAAAGAAGTTGAACAGTGTTTAAATGTCTGCCCAAAGTGTGGTTTTCATATGCGTATCTCTGCCAAACAACGTATCGAACAGCTCTGTGATGAAGGAAGTTTTGTTGAGTTTGATACGAAATTAGCTCCTATAGATCCCCTCAAATTTGTAGATAAAAAATCGTATAAAAAACGGATTGAAGAGGCGCAAGAGAAGACAGGAAAAAACTCTTCTGTTGTATGTGGTTCATGTAAAATCAATGGTGTGAGCGTTCAGCTTGTTGTGTTTGATTTTGCGTTTATGGGCGGAAGTTTAGGTTCTGTTGAGGGCGAAAAAATTGTACGAGCGATTCATCGTGCGATTGCCAATAAAGAGGGCTTAATTATTATCAGTGCCAGTGGTGGTGCTCGTATGCAAGAGAGTACCTTCTCTTTGCTTCAAATGTCTAAAACATCTGCCGCACTCACGAAACTTGCTGATGCAAAACTCCCCTACATCTCTGTTTTAACCGACCCAACGATGGGTGGGGTTAGTGCCTCTTTTGCCTTTTTAGGTGATATTATTATGGCTGAACCGGGTGCTTTAGTGGGTTTTGCGGGTCAGAGAGTCATTAAACAAACGATTGGTGCCGATCTACCAGAAGGCTTCCAGAAAGCTGAATTTTTGTTGGAACATGGCTTAATTGATATGATTGTTAAACGCAGTGATATGAAAAAGGTTCTCTCAGACTTGTTGACACTTTTGGGTGAGTCGTGTCATAAAGAGGCTTTTGAGTTAAAACTCAAAGCATGA
- a CDS encoding 23S rRNA (pseudouridine(1915)-N(3))-methyltransferase RlmH: MNITLFTIEKSSDKALDGIAGEYTKMISRFAKIEAITLFNKQIAAAQMVGAKEARTSYTKAYEPHLKGYNVALDVQGEELNSEQFSTLFDYDVNINFFIGGAFGFEEAFLGKTQKIISLSRLTYAHKIAKVVLFEQIYRGLCIKNNHPYHK, encoded by the coding sequence ATGAATATCACCCTCTTTACGATAGAAAAAAGCAGCGATAAAGCCTTAGACGGCATTGCTGGTGAATACACTAAAATGATTTCTCGCTTCGCTAAAATAGAAGCGATAACGCTCTTTAATAAACAAATTGCAGCCGCACAGATGGTGGGTGCAAAAGAGGCTAGAACTTCTTACACTAAAGCGTATGAACCCCATTTAAAAGGGTACAATGTCGCTTTAGATGTTCAAGGAGAAGAGCTAAACAGTGAACAGTTTAGTACGCTTTTTGATTATGATGTGAATATTAATTTTTTCATTGGAGGTGCTTTTGGCTTTGAAGAGGCTTTTTTAGGTAAAACTCAAAAGATTATAAGTTTAAGTAGATTAACATATGCGCACAAAATCGCAAAGGTGGTTTTATTTGAACAGATTTATCGGGGATTGTGCATAAAAAATAACCATCCCTATCACAAATAG